The Drosophila suzukii chromosome X, CBGP_Dsuzu_IsoJpt1.0, whole genome shotgun sequence DNA window GATGGCCAAGGCAACATATTGAGCGTGCTGAAGTGGGTTTTTTGGGAGGTTAATCGTGCTATAGGAGATGGCGAAGtttctatacccttgcagctaaaTAACGAGATGGTAAACTACGACATCGTGAGATCTTAAAATCAATTTAGTTATCTCCGAATAAATCATATAATAGTGCTGCCAGTGCAAGCACATTACCAAAGTGGTAATGAccactgcaagggtatacgaAACAAGTTAAAGAGCGGGTTAAACACGCTGACTCACCTGATCTTCGGTGTGATCTATTTGCTTGCTGACTTCTTTCAGGCGCTGCAAGACCTTCTTTTGCTTTTCCCTCATCAGGGGGAAATCAATGTTGGCCGCCAGTGGAGAGGACTGTACAATGTCCCAGGCCTTGAGGACACCGGAGGTGACCTCCTTGACCACATGGATGATGTCCAGGACATCCTCGATCAGTCCCTCCGTTTGTGTGGGCTGTTGAAGGGCCACCAGAATGGCCAGCAGCAGGGGAAGTCCCCATTTCATAAAATCCATTCTGCAGCCGGGCTGTGCGTGTGTGGTGTTACTTTcgtttttgtatatttattttagtttttttttgtggaaTCCAATGATCGTTGGGGATGTTTGGATTATAGGGGTgcctttttaaatattattattaaatgtttacgcacacacacacacacactggctGGCACGCAACTGCGCCCGCTGAAAATCAAAACGCAAATGCCATAGCCGCAAAAACAGAGAGTTGAGTTTAGTCTCGAGCGTCGAGTTTTGGCTGGGATTGGATTTAATCGGCTGCGCTGCTCTCGCTGCTCCGAGATTGATTAACAAACGTACAGATGTGGGTTTTACTtggcttcttttttttttctttttcttttttgccgCCTGCAGACACCCCGtctcgcacacacacaggcacagAAGAGAGAAGAGCTCGGTTTCTTTGTTTTGTACGGTTCTTTTTCGGTGGAAGGGGGAGGGCAGAGCGACAGCATAGGTCGCAGCATAAGTGGGAGCGAGCTGGCATGCTCAGAGTTGACTTTTTGAAACGAGTTTCGATAACTCTGCGTGCGTGTCATCGATGTGTCATAGTTATCGCCCTCGTGATGTGCcgttatttattattttaaattttaagccAATAAGATTAAAGTAAGttattataatttgttttatttttttttatgaaaatttaaatttaaatgccaattattttaatatatgttttttcgtgttatttaaaaaaatatttttgatttagATATGTATGAATCAACCtcttaataatttatttaacaatttaTAATTGATCAACGTTTCTACTTTTAAGgtgaataaaaatgttttttaattgtTATATTATCCATACATTTTACAACAGTTTTTATTTAGTATTCACTAAACTATAcataaatatgttttacaaTTTGGCTTAAGAAGTGAATTTAGTTCAACTTATTGTGAtatatgttaaaataaaaatgtattccCCTGCTCTTTTCAGAGTTTCTTCTACGAGATCTTGGCCGGAAAATGGGTGCGCAACGGGCTGCAGATCAAGGGTCAGGCGATGACCTACATCCAGGCGAACTTCTGCAACTCGATGGCCGACATGGATCTGTTCTTCCTGCAGATCTGTGCCACCAACTTGCCGCAGTACTTCTTCCTGCAGAACACCATCGAGCTGTTCGACGTGGGTCAGTGGCTAGAGACGGCTCCCTTGAAACAGCCCCAAAAGGCGGAGCAATCCTCGATGCTAGAGGGATTCCTCACCTTTTTGGCCACCCTGGTGACGAGTCGCACGAATCTGGGCAACGACGAGGCCACCCAGTGCATCATCGAGATCAGTGCCCTCTTGGCCACCGAGAACAAGACGCATTCGCAACTCCTCGAACTGATGCCAGAGAGATCGGGGAATGTGCACACCAAGAACTTTGAGACCTTCCTAAAGAAGCTTTCCGTTTACAAGGCACCATCGAGTGGAAGCGAGAATCTGGAGCAGGGTCTCTTCACGCCCATCGACGAGGTGTGGGAGAAGCACTACGATCCGCTGCACGTCCTTTTGCGAGCAGTCCATCGCCGGGATTTCCAATCCTCGCTGGATCGCTTTACGAACTATGTGAAGAGCAAGGAGAAGATGCCGGCGAGTGGGAACCTCTGGCCGCCATTCCGACTGCCGCAGGCTCTGCCCGCCACCAGCTCCTTCAGTGATCCCTGCAAGATTCTAAACTCTCGCGTCTTTCACTCCACCATTCTGTCGATATTTTTCCGGGCAGTGCACACACGTGATGTCTCCGAGCATCTGCTGGCCCTGGCTGTGTTCCTTCTGGAGATCGCTGTGGAAACCAGTGATGATGTTGGCAGTGGTCAGGGAGATCGTGCTCCCCCAGCGCTGGCTGCCATGGTGGAGTCCTCGGGCGGACCGGGCTATCATGGCTACGGTTCGGGGCGACAGGAGCCGCCCAAGCTGTTCCAGTGCTATCCCACGGACAATCTCAGCTGCAATCTACGTCATGTGGTCAAGAAGGTGTCGCTAAAGTCACGCGATCCACAGGTGATCACTTCTAGCTATCGCTCTAATCCGTTTTACTCGGATCTGGACTTTGATGTTGATGCGGATCCGGAGCAATCGATGCGAATGATTGGTCATGGGGACCCCGAAGGAGATGAGGCAACGGGCGGCGCTGGTCTGGCATCAGTTGGCCTGGGTCCGGGAGCACTCAGCCGGAGGAATGTCTCGCAGGCGCTGGTGCCGATGAGAATGCCTGGCATGGAGGTTGCCCTGCCACCCGATCTTTCGGTGGTCGCCGAAACGGGTGTCGTCATCCGGCAGGGCAGCAACGACGATGAGCTACTGAGGGAGGGCGATCATGCCATGGACATGAGTCCAGCGGCCGCCCTCGATTTCCATTTCCCGCTGCAGCAGATCACGTTGCCGGAGAGTGGCATGGAGGTGGCCATCCGGCGGGATCTCTTGCTCGCCGAGACCAATAATATGGGCGCCATTGGAGGCGTTGGTGGTGGCGCCAATCCATCTGCCACACCACCTGCCGTGGCCTCCAACGAGATGTTCTCACCCACCACGCCCACGGGCAGTGGCATGCTCTTGCCCTTCCAGAGGGTTCAGCCCGTGGCCGTTCCCAGCAGCGTCAACATGGATATTGTCCCATCGAATGCCCTGGGCGCCGGCGGAAGCTTTACGTCCGGCGTGAGTGGTGGCGGCACCGGGCGTAGGATGAACTACGAGTCGGGTGGAGCTCGGAAACGATCCGTGGACATCGCCATCGGTGGGAGCAACAAGGATGAACTGCACTTAGACGAGAGCATCTTATCGCTGATGCTCAAGCTCCATTCACAGCTCTCGGGCACGCTGGATAGCTTCTCGTTAAGCGACGGCGAAGAGCAGGTATCTGGCGAGGATTCCGCCATGGATGTGGACTGCAACGAGGCCAGCACCTCAATGGCAGCAGCCGAGAGCACCGCCCTGGCCGAAAGGGGTCGCAGCAGGCGCAACTACAAGAACATCCATGTATCCTCCTCCCGCATTGGCGATGGTCCATTCTTCATTGGTAATCTGCTGCGCAAGATTGCCAAGCAGGATGAGCAGTGTGCCGTCAGCATTGATGACATCCGGGCCAGACTCTGGCCCAATCAGCGCGAAAGGCAGGCGGAAGCAAAGGCACGCGAGACCAAGGAGAAGGAGGAGCGCCGCAAGAAGGCACGTGAGCGCCAGCAGAAGATGATGCAAGACTTTGCCAACAAGCAGAAGCAGTTCATGCAATCTGCTGCGGCGGCAGCTAGTCACATGGACTACGGGCCAgaggacgaggacgacgaGGAGCTGTACGAGGAGCAGCCGCGCGAAAAGGAGTACGATTGCATTATCTGCAATTGCACAACCCCCAGCACGGAATCAAATCCCATTGGTCTGGTGGTCCTGGTCGAGTCTAGTGGCATTGTCGGCCACCGGCGGCGGATCGCCGAGCGACTGCCGCTGCCACTAAATGTGGAGGATGAGGATCGACTGAAGCACAGCACACGACTGGCCGCTGAATTTAGCAGGCGGACCGAATTGCTTAGTCTCAAATTCGGCGATGAGTCCTGGTATCTGTCCAACAACATGGCCTATGACAATGGTGTGCATGTGCAGTCGTGTGGCCATCACGTTCATCTCAGTTGCCTGGAGGCGTACCTCAAGACGCTGTACACCACCCAACGCCAGCCGGTGCAGGATCGCGGCGAGTTCTATTGTCCCGTGTGCCGGCAGCTCTCCAACTCGGTGCTGCCGCTGAGTCCGCAGCTGGACAGACCCACACATCTCGTCCGCTCGGGTAATCAACCCTTCGAGCGTCTCGTCGCCGACCTCACCGATCTGATCAAGGAGAACGAGACGATACCGGTAGGAATATTGACTATTTGATGGGATGTCTTAAGAGGATTTGCCTAACACTTACCTTTTTACTTCCAGCAGCCCACAAAACTAACGGAGGCCATGGGTCATGCCATGGAGGTGATGACAAACATTGCCCAGCGCAAGGTCAAGTGCGCCTCCATCACGTTCCGCAAGCTGTTCATCTTTGTCACCTCGATTGCGCGTACCAACCTTGAGGCGGAGATCATCCAGCGTGGCGGATCCCTCTGCTCGGCGAATGCCACGCGGTACAAGCCAAAGCGGGACTGCATAGTGCCGCTCCTGCACGTGCTGTCGGTACATGTGCGAGTCCTGGTCGAGTGGCCGCTGTGGAGCAGCTGGGCCTCGTTGGCCGGCCTTCCGGTCAGCGAGACAGAGCCACTGCCGGCTCACTGCCTCGAGCTGATTCCCAGTCTCTTAGCGGATCCGATTGCATTGCTGCTCAAGTTCATCCTGCTGGCGCCACTGCACTTGGACCAGGGTGAGTAGTCTTGcctgttatatattttacattaACTGATTGTAATGGCTTTCTTTTGCCCTACAGATTACTTCACCTGCATGGTGAAGGTGATGTACAACCTGCTGTACTACCAGATTGTGGTCCAGCTGTGCGTCACCCTCACGGATTTCGAGTGCGAACACATTCTCAAAGTTTACGGCAGCAGCAATAGCGCTGCCAGTGGCACTTCCGGCGCTGAGTCACAACCGGAATCCCCCGCCGGAGCCACGAGCAGCTCGTACAATCGTCGCCGTGCTGGCAACCAGCAGCAGAGCTCCTCGGAGTTGGGCAAGGCCATGGCCCTGGTGCTGAGCCAGACGAATGAGCTAGCTCACTTGCGACGTGACTGTATACCTAGCACCAGCAGCTCGGCGGCGGCAGCCGCGGCGGCtggctcctcctcctccacaaCAGCCTCTGGATCGGGCGCAGCAACAGCTACCTCCTCATCCTCGCCGCACGAGGTCAACCTTAAGTCCATGGAGCTACAGCTGCAGTCGCTGTGTTTGCCATTCCTGCGAGTGGCTGCCCTGCTGCGCCAGCATCTGTATCGCCACGAGATGCCGGAGATCTCGGCACCGGGACTGGAGTTTGTGCGTCTGGTCTACTACTTGGAGCTGGTCACCGATTCGATGGACTGGGATTGCTTCAATGCCAGCAAGGGCTTGTGCTTTATACCCGGCACCGAGCAAACGCTGCCGCAGTTCTGGTGCCAGCAGCTAATGGAAGTGCGTCCGCCGGCGGATACGGTCAGGGAACTGGTGCTCATCAATCAGCACTCGCTGTGGCAGCAGCCCCGACTTCTCGAACTGCCGCGCGAGTATGAACGTCTGTTTACGGTGGGTTTTCCTATACCAGATTGATTGTGTATGTGCCATAACTGAAGTTGTTTTTCTACTGACAGTACTACCACGAGCGGCCGTGTCTGAATTGCTACAAGGTGCCCAAGGAGAGCTCCATCTGCCTGCTGTGCGGGACGATCGTGTGCCTCAAGCAGAACTGCTGTGCGGAGAACGACTGCTGCGAGGCGGTTCGGGTGAGTCATCACTAGATGGtgctttaattaaatttgtatatgATCTAATCCCTGCTTGTGTTTCATCTAAACAGCATACGCTATCCTGTGGCGGCGGTATTGGCATCTTTTTGGTGGTTACCTCTACCTACATCATCGTTATACGCGGCCGACGCGCCTGCCTTTGGGGCTCCCTGTATCTGGACGACTTCGATGAGGAGGATCGCGATCTCAAGTGAGTGTTAGCCATCTAAAGCTTTAAGAGAcgattttaaaaaccttttcTACCATTTGCAGGCGCGGCAAACCTTTGTATTTGAGTCAAGATCGCTTCAATCTACTGGAGTCACAGTGGCTGTCCCATAAGTTTGCTCACACAAAACACACCTGGGTGTTCCATCGGGATCTCTTGTGAAATATGGAAGATCTACTGCGCAGCATTCAGGAGTTGGTTGGCCAGATCTGAGATGGGATTGGATGTGAAGCCAGCCAGCTGCCCGGCAGCTCCTCGCCTAGTCGAACCAGTCAACAACCCGCCCCCGAGAACCAACATCTCCAAAACCCCACAAACGCCACAACTAAACACAACTTAacccaacaacaacaaacaccCCACACACATGTCCCCCTACGTTTAAGCGAGTTTCGCTGTTGTTTCGAAGCTTCAGACGCGGAGGAGGAGAAGGACACCATATCCGTATCTGCATCCGTATTCGTTTACGGTTATCTCCCCcctccacacacacacacccgcCCTCCCTCACATCCCCCAACGCACCTAGAAGCAACGTCGGCAATTTGCAATTAATTGATATTacacatttttatatataacaatacttataaaatatggatgcaaaaaacaaaacgaaaaaaaacTACAGCTATATATGATTGTTTGTTGTCAACTGTTCAACTGAGAAACGCATAATAATAACTCTATCTAGAAATCCGCCTAATCTCGCGAGGATCATGAATATTTAACAAccaattataaattataataaatatctaCTAACCCACACAATTGCTGGGCGAAGACGAAGAAATAAACCCGAAAATAAACCGAAATTTAAGCACCGCGCGGGTCTCTCTAGTTGCGTTCTACCTAAACTAAGTCTTAAGTCCTTAACttataggttttttttttagggaAACAAAGGCAAGAAAGctgataacaaaaaaaaaacaaaaacgaataATACGATACAATATAACAATTGTCTACATTGGCCTCATGAGTTTGTGCAtgtaaaaaatgaaaaaaagattatatagttattatatatatatatacaatacaATATACACTAAATTTAATGCtataaaaacgaaaaaaaaatttaaaacaaaaaaacaataaacgAAAAGCGAATTGTGAAATGCGTAGAAATTAGTTTGCAAATACCCCATTaatcataaatattttgtaattaaGAGTGGATGCATAAGGATGAAAAACATGATTCAAAGAGAGGGCAATCTGAATTCGAAACGCTAGGATCGGAAGTGAATTTGTtattagttttacaaattgTGTGTTATGTAGGCGATGGAAGTTCGGCATTGCTTTAGCCAAAAACATGAGCACATCCAAATGTTTATTTTGAACGATCAAATTGACCCACTGCAAAGATTAGCTAATATTTGAAGAACTAGAAATATAAATGTATAAGGTTTTtcaagaaattaaaagaaaaaaacaaaatttgaaGTGATTATCTCCACGAAACCTGGTTGTCTAATAATTGGTATATCAATTTCCATCGAGTTATAGAGCAATTGCAAGTGAGTTACCCAAAATGACAAGCGAAAATCTGCTACGAATTGTAAATACACTGAAAGCGCAGCTGCATCttgtataattatatattaatataacATATTTgacttcttttttttttttttgctagtTATACAAATCTAGATGTTTCGGTTGGCCTCCTAGACTAACTAAATACTACTCTGCAAATACAAGAATACACATGATTTAAGAGATTAAATGGCACAGCACAGCAATACACACCCAAAACACCCACACAAAACACACCCACAACCCCACTAGTACTCTAGtacaccgaaaaaaaatgatatattgTAAACGTGCATTCTGAGTGACAAACCGAAAACCCtgaataaaattgaaaaaccATTTAAACAGAACGTGATTATGTAATCTCTATGGATATTTCGAATACATCTTAGTGGATCTTGCCGCAATCTCGGCAGCGCGTGGACTTTCGCAGGGCCCTGCGACAGTCGTCCTCCATCCGTTGGGCATGGTCCAGGTAGAGCTGGTCGGTGTGGTCGCGAATCTCGTCGCGCTCCTCGAGAACCTGACGCAACTGACTCAGGGCCTTGCCGACATTGTCGTCGGTCATCGTCTCCTCGCAGAATATTAGCTTCATCTCGGCCTGGCCCAAATCGGCCACACCATCGGCAATCAGATCAATGTCGCTATCAATTTTGAAATACTTCAGGAACTTCTCGTCTCCCAGGGAGCCCAGTGAGCCCAGTGAACCCAGTGAGCCCAGGGATGTGTCCAGTTCGGCGTCGGGAAACATATCGGATTCCGTTTCTATATCTGTGCTAAAAGTGGCATTCATCAGGAACTCTGCGTTATAATCAGTGGATTCGGTGCCAGCTGAGGATCGTGTTTCGTTTAGATCGATGGGTTTTGTGCGTTTCCTGGCTTCCCTACGGTTAGGCCCCTCAAAGGGTTCTGGATCTGGAAAATCATAAGGATGTGGGATTTTCGAGCGGCTTGTAATAGATTTAGCAGTGGATTCGGTAGGCTTCGTTTCCTTTAGTGCCTTCACGTTTTCCCCCTCAAGGGACTTTTTTGGATCTCCAACAGCGTATATTTTATCATCTAGTAGTATTTCTGGCAACACACCGGGATATGGGGTTCCCGGTCGGTTTATAATAAACCCAGCAATGGGTTCGATAGTCTTCATTTCCTTTGGTTCCTTTCCGTTTTCCCCCCCAAGGGATTCTTCTGGATGTGTACTAGCGATTGTTTTATCATCTAGTAGTATTTTATGGGGAAATGGGGTTCCCGGCCGGTTCATAATAGTGGATTCGATAGTCTTCGTTTCCTTTGGTTCCTTTCCATTTTCCCCCTCAAAGGATTCTTTTGGATCTCCAACAGCGTATGATTTATCATCTCGTAGTATTTTTGGCAAGCCATGGGGATATGGGGTTCCCGGTCGGTTTATAATAAAACCAACAATGGGTTCGATAGTCTTCGCTTCATTTAGTTCCTTTCCGTTTTCCCCCTCAATAGATTCTTCTGGATGTGTACTAGCGATTGTTTTATCATCTAGTAGTATTTCATGGGGAAATGGGGTTCCCGGCCGGTTCATAATAGTGGATTCGATAGTCTTCGTTACCTTTAGTTCCTTTCCGTTTTCTCCCTCAATGGATCCCTCTGGATCTGCACTAGGATATGTTTTATCACCTAGTAGTATTTCTGGCAAAACACCGGGATATGGGGTTCCCGGTCGGCTTATAATAAACCCAGCAATGGGTTCGATAGTCTTCAtttcctttggtcccttttCGTTTTCCCCCCCAAGGGATTCTTCTGGATGTGTACTAGCGATTGTTTTATCATCTAGTAGTATTTTACGGGGAACTGGGGTTCCCGGTCGGTTCATACTAGTGGATTCGATAGTCTTCGTTACCTTCGGTTCCTTTCCATTTTCCCCCTCAAGGGATTCTTTTGGATCTGTTTTAGCGTATGTTTTATCATGTAGCATTATATCCGGCAAAGCACAGGGAAACGGGGTTCCCGGTCGGTTAATAATGGATCCAGCTGCGTGTTCGGTAGAGTTTAATTCCTTTCCGTTGTCCTCGAAGCATTCTTCTGGATCGGTTACAATGTATGTATCATCTAGTTGTATTTCTGACAAACCTTCCGGATCTGGGGTTTTCGACTGGTTATTGATAGATCCAGCTTCGTTAGGCTTCTTTTCCTCTGCTTCCTTTTTGTGTTCCTCCGGAAAGAACTCTTCCGTATCCGTACTATCTGGGCTTCGCGTGCGGTTCATGATACATCTAGCTGGATCCATACGGCATACGGCACAGCACTGCAGTCCGATTCTCGAGAAAGCGGTGGGTACTATGGGTTCCTCAGGCTCCTCGAGGTCCTCGGTTACCTCCTCGCGTGTAACCTTCACAAAGCATCCAGCATTGTAGGCATGCAGGTAGTTCTTCAAGCTATGTGCACCCGGTGGTGTGGCCGGATCCTCGGTCTCTAGCAACAAGAAGCCCTTGGTCATGCAGCGTACCTTCGTTGGGTTGAACTCCACGGTCTGAACAGACCCAGATCCACATGCCTCTGCTGAGGATCCGGATGCATCGGCCATTTTCTGGTTGCCCTCCTCTTGGATCGTCTTTAAAAAGGCACTGGCCGCGCTTGCGCAAGTGAACTGGCCCACGAACAGCGGTGGTGTTATGCCATTGCTATGTTGTGGCTGTGGTGTTCCGGCCTTCCAAAAATTTCCCCTGAAGAAGGACTCCGGCAGGCTGCCCGGCTTGAAGACACAGCCAGCCTTGAATCCCTTGGGCTGGAAGCGCTCGGGCAGAAATATGGGACGCTTGAGGCCGTCACAGGTGGGGAAAACCTCCGAGGGCAGCTCGAAATCCGGGCATTCCTCATCGCCCATGGTGGCCATGGCCACTGCCGGCGCATGTGGATGCACGATGGTGGAGAGAATGGCCATTGTTAGGTTGGATACGCGTGACATGACCATCAGAACATTGGATAGATCCGGTGTATAGATGTTGTATTGCACCGGGAGATGACGGAATGGATAGGATGAGAGTGGCTTCGGTGCAGTCGGTGTGGTATAAACCAACGACAGGGTGACATCATGGCGAATCATACGCATCTCCAGGCTGGGCCCCTCGGCGGCACGATCCTTGGCGGTGGCGTTGGGCAGGGGCGGTGGCCTGTAATTCGGGGTATAACCAATGTCGATCTTGGTCTCCATCTTCGGTGGCGTGGTGGGCAGCACCGTGGTAATTGCTGGAGGCACCATCTCCAGCAATTTCTGCACCTCAACCGACAACTGAAAGTCCTTGGTGCGCAGACCCACGAACAGGGGCGGCGTTGGACCCTTGTGACTGGGTGGCATCAGACCCGTGGGATAGAAACGCTTTGGGATGGCACCTGGTGCAAAAACCCCACCGGCATCAAAGCCCACTGGCAGCAGCAGTCTGGGCATAAAGATGATCTTGTCCACAGGAGCGCGATTCGGAAACAGGGTGCGCGGCACATTCAAGCAGGGCGCCTCCGCTCCCTCAAAGAAATCGGCCGCATCCTGGTCGTGCTTATGGATCTCGATGGACAGGCGGGCGGCCACCACGCGGTTGGAGTGCTCATAGCATATCTGCGGCATGACCAGGTTGTGCAGATTGGGCATGTACTTAGGTCTCTTCACGATGGCCACCTGGTCCGACATGTCCAAGCGCTTCACTTGGTGCAGTTCCAGCACGCCGGCTCCAGACTTTCCTGAAATTAAGGAAGTGGACCCATTTAATCAGGATGTTTTGCATTATGTTTATTATCTCTAGCTAAACCTCTTGGAAATGTACTTATTTTTCAGTTATATATAAAACTCAcggtttaaaatttttaaaaatcattaaaaatgtgtattatatatttataattcaGCATTAGAAAGCGTTTTATAAATTGATtgtcaataaaataattttattactTTGTATGGCAGCTCACACGTCAAAAGTGACtatacaaaaaatttaacttgtcaaaaaaagaaaaatgaaaaaaaatggGTTTAAACGTgaaaaattttctaaaaacaaTTGTTTATTGCCTTGTTTCAATCGCGAATATGATCAAGAAACACAAAATTCTGATATTATCTCTTTTTTTACCTTTATTATTTCCGCGTCTTTTCATTTTGATATATCTCGAGCAAAAACTAAAAAGCGGTAGCCCGAAACgagaaaaaatatacaaaaccGGCTTCACGGTaaaaatttcagttaaaaaataataatttagaAGTCGATTCGGCAGTAAGAAAGGAAAACGAGGTCTTTTCACGTGAAAATTTCCCACAAGACTGAGATTTTGGTTCCGTAGACGAACGACGTTAAAATGTGACATGGGACAGTAAGGAATAGGCCTACTTGGACTTTGGCTTTCAGGCTAGCTAAATTCCAAGCGTCTGACCATTTTTCGATTGTAAAAATACGGAGGGAACTTTAGGACAacctttttgaaatttaaaaaataaccaaaaaaaaatacggGCCCATTATGGAGGAGAAAACATTTTGGCGACTGCAGCAGGCCCATCAGCGCCAACGGAAGGAGTGGGACAGGATTGGGAGACGCCTCAAGCGGCTGACGGGCAAGCGGTCCAGCGACCTGCTCCTCCACGATCCGCTCCTGCAGCCGCCCTACGCCGCCGATCCCGGCCAGCGGATGTGGATGCGGATGAGCGGCGGTCAGCAGGTGGCCATGCCGA harbors:
- the LOC108004654 gene encoding uncharacterized protein; protein product: MKRRGNNKGKSGAGVLELHQVKRLDMSDQVAIVKRPKYMPNLHNLVMPQICYEHSNRVVAARLSIEIHKHDQDAADFFEGAEAPCLNVPRTLFPNRAPVDKIIFMPRLLLPVGFDAGGVFAPGAIPKRFYPTGLMPPSHKGPTPPLFVGLRTKDFQLSVEVQKLLEMVPPAITTVLPTTPPKMETKIDIGYTPNYRPPPLPNATAKDRAAEGPSLEMRMIRHDVTLSLVYTTPTAPKPLSSYPFRHLPVQYNIYTPDLSNVLMVMSRVSNLTMAILSTIVHPHAPAVAMATMGDEECPDFELPSEVFPTCDGLKRPIFLPERFQPKGFKAGCVFKPGSLPESFFRGNFWKAGTPQPQHSNGITPPLFVGQFTCASAASAFLKTIQEEGNQKMADASGSSAEACGSGSVQTVEFNPTKVRCMTKGFLLLETEDPATPPGAHSLKNYLHAYNAGCFVKVTREEVTEDLEEPEEPIVPTAFSRIGLQCCAVCRMDPARCIMNRTRSPDSTDTEEFFPEEHKKEAEEKKPNEAGSINNQSKTPDPEGLSEIQLDDTYIVTDPEECFEDNGKELNSTEHAAGSIINRPGTPFPCALPDIMLHDKTYAKTDPKESLEGENGKEPKVTKTIESTSMNRPGTPVPRKILLDDKTIASTHPEESLGGENEKGPKEMKTIEPIAGFIISRPGTPYPGVLPEILLGDKTYPSADPEGSIEGENGKELKVTKTIESTIMNRPGTPFPHEILLDDKTIASTHPEESIEGENGKELNEAKTIEPIVGFIINRPGTPYPHGLPKILRDDKSYAVGDPKESFEGENGKEPKETKTIESTIMNRPGTPFPHKILLDDKTIASTHPEESLGGENGKEPKEMKTIEPIAGFIINRPGTPYPGVLPEILLDDKIYAVGDPKKSLEGENVKALKETKPTESTAKSITSRSKIPHPYDFPDPEPFEGPNRREARKRTKPIDLNETRSSAGTESTDYNAEFLMNATFSTDIETESDMFPDAELDTSLGSLGSLGSLGSLGDEKFLKYFKIDSDIDLIADGVADLGQAEMKLIFCEETMTDDNVGKALSQLRQVLEERDEIRDHTDQLYLDHAQRMEDDCRRALRKSTRCRDCGKIH